The Chelonoidis abingdonii isolate Lonesome George chromosome 11, CheloAbing_2.0, whole genome shotgun sequence genomic interval AGGGGGAGATGAGAGGAGAGCTGCCATCCCAGCACCCTACCTCCCGTCGCCATAGCAACCAGGCTGGGGCTGTGACTCCCCATCAACCATTCAAAGCTGCCCCAAACTCAGGAGGggaacaccccccaccccccgcaggcagcccaccccagctcccccaccccccagcgccCGGGAGGGgaacccttctccccccacccccccgcaggcagcccaccccagctccctcaccccccagcacCCAGGAGGGGATCCTGGGGTCGCTCCCCACCGGCCCCTCAGGGGGCTCCGGAAGGGGCTGCGTGAGACGTGCTCACCCCGTGTTGATGTGCCCAGCTCTGGGCCGCGCGGTGGGCAGGACACCAGCCCCAGCTCTTGTGCACCGGGGGTCTCCCGGCCAGGCTGGGCAAggctggctggggggggcggTCAAAGGACCCAGCTGGGGCTCAGAGCCCCCCCACCCTAAATGGGAGTTGAGAGGACCTGACAAGACACCGCCCCACCCAGGCCCTCAGCGGCTCTGCCCCAGAACCAGCCACCCAGGGAACAGTTGGGAAACCAGATGTGGCTGAAAGGGCCCTGAAATTCTGCCCCTGGGCAACAGCTGGGCATATGCTAGCCCCAAGCAAAGTGCCACAGCAACCCCCTGCACTGCCAGCCCTAGGcttccccccccagctctgccaatgcccctcactcccgacccgcagcccctgccagcccagccctgggctccccctagccctgccggtgccccccactcccgacccgcagcccctgccagcccagccctgggctccccctagccctgccagtgcccctcacccctgACTCGGGCGGAAGATCTCCCAGGGTCTGGAGGGAACCGACTCTACTCGGGAAGCCAGAGCACAGAGCTGAGCTGCGAACATGGCATGGCCCAGCGGCAGCGCTCTCGCCCGTCCCATCCCCTGCCAGGGCACTGGAGGGCAAATGCCCCCCAGGTGATCAGTCCCACACGCAGGCAGGGCTGAGATCCAGCCGcccccccagcagccaggctctgaACTCTCACGTCAATTCCCTCCGTCAATTCCCTCCCTCGCTGCAGCGAgtgcgtggggggggggaagagatcgacagcagcagccagctgggaCAGCGCACAGATGGGGGGGGGACACccaggggagagacagagagagagagagacacacacaccccacagtgGTAATGGGCACCTGGAgccacagacacacactgtgATGTGTGTCCACTAGGCCAACGCGAGCGCACACACCACAGCAATGCACACAGCCACAACACGGCAACAAGTGCGCACACAATCACAACCCACACACAGCCACAACCATGCGCTGGAAAGCAACGGGCACACAACACGGCAATGAGTGTGCACAAAATTACAACCCCCCACACGGCCACAACCGCGCGCTGGAAAGCAACGGGAGCACAACACAGCAACGAGTGTGCACACAATCacaaccccacacacacagccacaatCTGTAAAGCAACCGGCGCAACAAACCCAGGAGGAGGTGGCAAAGGGCTTTTTTCTCCCCGACACGTTAACGCGCCCACCTGCTCGGGGCAGAGCCCAGGAACGCACCGGGGCTGGAACACTaccagcctccccagctggattCGGCTGGGACTGACAGATCCCCCTCGGCTCTGGGCTCACTGCGGGTCCCCCCCGTCTCAGCTGCTCCTTGTCCCGTCGAGTTCAGCGACATCCCGGAGCCCCAGTTCCAGGCCACGGAGccgcaccccaaacccagccctgCCGCCAGCAGATCCGGCAGCTTCCCACCCAGCAGGGAGCAAACCGAGCTCCCAGTTTGGTGCACAAGAGACACCCCCCGAGATCCGAGCCTGATCCTGCCCCCCCAATCCCACGCTCTAGTGGCCCCACACCCCAGGCCCCCCAGCCACGCCCCGCTCACCTCCTCCACCGAGCAGGTCCCCTTGCTGGTGCACATGAGCACCTGCCGCTCCATGCTGCTGATAGCGAAGGTCAGCACGGCCCGAGCCTCCTGccagggagggggacagagtgaaCTGCCCGGCCATGCCGCTGTGGGGCGGAAATCAAGCATGCTGGGGCCTTCCCCGTTCATCCCGGGACCCTCACAGGCCAGGATCCCGCCTCCAtggtcccagcctgccagggcttGGCTAACAGACCCCGGCCCCTCGCATCAGACACGTGCCCTGCAGGCGCTGTTAGCcaggcagcctgcacccccagctctcGGTACACACGGAGCCGACGGGGGACGGGGGGAACACTGATTCCCACCGCCAGGCAGGAGGGTCGGGGCTGGCAACATTTACGAACCATTAAGAGCATTCGGGTCagaggagcagaggcagctcAGCTCCATGCTCCAGGCCACCTGTCAGcgcagggtcaggaaggaaccCCACCCCCCGGGCCCCACTGTGGTGGGTGCGACAGACCCTCCCACCCATTCTGCCAGGCACAGACCatgccccgcccccgccccgggCCTGCCCTTGTGCTGGGACACCACAGCGCTAAACCCAGCCACCCATAGGGCACAGCCCTCTGGCCCTGGGCGGTCCCACATCCACCTTCTCCTGCTTGGCCGTGGGGTCGAGGGTGATGGCTCCGGTGGAGTCCAGGGCGCAGGTCACCCCACAGAAGAGTGACTTCATGGGCAGGCCAGCGTCCATCAGCCCCATGCAGGCTGCGTTCAGGCAGCATGCCAGCAGCTGGGCGCCAGGTCAAGGAAAAGCCGGCAGGGAGTTGTCAGGGCAGCCTGGTCACAGTGAGCCAGCCGTAACCCacccaggcccttccctctgGCAGTTCTGTCACCTCCCTGCTCAGACTGCTAGCTCATGagggccccgtcgggccgggcgCCGCCCAGACCCCGgcggagatcagggccctgtcgcgGGCAGTGCAGCGTCCGAGATTGGGGGCCCTGTTGCCATgcagacacacagagacagatAGTTTAAGCAGACACAGGAAGGATCGATTTTCTTTTTACAagagggaaaccgaggcacagaagaCTAAGTgtcttgctgaaggtcacacccaggagtcagtggcagagccagggcccgaacccagctccccacacacTCAGCCAGATGGTGACTCCTCTGGGGATGCTCAGCACCAGACCAGCCAAAGACGCACGCGACACATCTGCACTGgccgggggctgggctggagcataACCGGGGTTCCGTCCCCCTAAAGATCAGAGCAACTGGAGAtggcgggggcagaggggaggatgTAGGGGGACCTACCACCCCGCAGCAGGGCAGGGACCAGCCCCGAACGGGAGATGACTCAACCCGCCAGCAAACACAGTCTTTCCACGGCACTTTTCATCTGCGAGTTAAACAGCCGGCGCCTGCCAAGCCCTCCGCAGATGTGAAGTGGGCTATCGGCCTCATTAATGAACACTGGCTAATTAACAGGGAGGGGCGCTGCGGGCCGTCCTCGCTAGCAGCCCCAGCAACGGGGACCCGCTCTCGGCTGCTGCACGCTCCACGGAGGGAAACCACCGCTCGTTTCTTCAGAgcccctgtgcagagccccacaTGCAGAGCTCGCCTCAGCTGGAAAGTGCCCCTGGAACTGCGGGGTCTAGAGGCTGGGCGGGTCGCagggagctgggactcctgggttctgtccccggctcagggaggggagtctagtgatcaggggtggggctgggagtcaggactcctgggttctgtccctggcttggggaggggagtctagtgatcagaggtggggctgggagtcaggacccctcgcttctgtccccagctctacAACAGACTTGCATGACTGTGAGCAAGCCActtgctctctctgtgcctcagtttccacacctGGGTGGCTGTGCGGGGGGTGCTGCCTGTGCGGGGGGTGCTGCAGGAGTCAGAGGGGCCCAGGAGGCGTTTTCCACAGCAATTCAATTCCCCTTTAAAGAGAGCAGCCTAGTAATGCTTGACTTCAAACACTCCACAGCCACTCggcctccccccacatcccctggaccacaacagaacccaggagtcctggctcccagtccctgccTGCTCCAACCTCTAGACCCCACTCCGCTCccacagctgggaagagaacccaggagtcctggctgtcaACCCCACTCCCTGAACAGGGCCCGAGGGCTCTAACATTTCACTAGCCATGTGGAGCTCACCAAGCCCGCACCACAGACCAGCTCCTGCCCATAAGTAACCCGCCCCCGGCCTCCCTGGGCTCCAGATCCCCCtccagagcagctgcaggagcaccTGGGGGTGCGCCATGGACCAGCCCCCACTGGCACCAGCTACTGTTCACTTACTAGCTGTATTAGGGTAGTACCCTGGGGTCCAGACCCAGCCCTGTCTTTGctaggcactaccataacacACCTAGTAAGTGAGCAGCACCAAGCTGGAGCCCCAGTTATGACCAAGCTCCCACTGTGCCAGGTCCTGTACATTTATTAGGTGCATTACATTAGGGCCAGGACCCtaaggcactaccataatacacctaatagatGTACAGAGTCCAAAACAATGGGGCTGTGGACTGGTCCATTTCGGGCTCCaatgtgctaccataatacacctaagaaatgtaccatgcctagcacaatggagtcctggcccatgactgggcaCTGTTCATTATGATAGCCGTCCCAGGAACATTCCAGAATAGGGGTACTGGGTGTATTGGGGTGGCCCGTAGGGGCCCCTACCCGGAGCAGGACCCCGCCGGGCGGTTGTTGCCGGTGGACAGGCTCCGGctgggtcccaggagggggctgtgggggacAGGATGTCCTTCCTGCCAGCGCTAATCTCCCCCCGGGATTTGGCTCAGTGAAAAGTGAGAGCTGTTCCCAGCTATGCTGAATTAAGTCATCACTCCTGCCTCTATTCAGCTGGAATCCGACACCCCCGCCTGCTGCTAATCCCCGCGCCTGGCTCACACCCCAGAGCCGGAGACCTTGTCACTTCGCACCTGCATCACGCACCGTAATTAAATTCCTCCAGTGCCCTGGGAAGGCTCTGCTGCCCCGCCAGTCCCAGCAGCCCCCCTTTACACCAGGTTCCTTTGTTCTCACCGATAGAggactgggctggcaggggctgcgggtcgggagtgaggggcactggcagagatgggggggaagcccagggctgggctggcaggggctgcgggtcgggagtgaggggcactggcagagctgtggggggggacCCCAGGCTGCTGTTCCCCCTTCGACTCTCCGGTGGGTTCAGTCGAGTGGgaagccccagcccttccccggGACACCAGGGCGCACGCCCCAGACAGCCACTGCCAGGGCACTGCTGCCACCTAGAGGCGATGGCCAGTAGTCCATGTCGGGCTCGGGCCAGATGAGCAGGAGCGCCCCCGGCTGGGCTGCCGGTGAAGGATACGGCACCCGCGTCGCTGATCACCTGCAGGACGATGGAGATGGAGGTTCGGGGGTGCAGGGTGCCCAGGATAACCGCCTCACACGTCTTCCTGATCAGCTGCTCCCGGTTCTTTTCAAAGACACCTGGGGGAAGAAGAGACGGGGGCCAGCTGAGCCGGGAGCTGGACAAagccccccagcagctcctcttTGGCCCCGCGCTCTCCCCCATGAGCCGTCTGCCTGTGTGACGCCAGTGCCCAGACTTCCCAAAGCAGACTGCCCCCCCGGCATGGCAGGCACTGCCCCAAAGCCCCCCAGCTGAGCTCGGTGGCCCTCGCCATGCCGGATGCTGCCCCCACAGCCGCCCAATATTGGGGAGGCTCCCATCCTTCTGGGCGCACACAGcttgcctcagtctccccagctaAAAGTGAGGGAGAATTCTCCTCCCTTTATCTCATGTTTTGAGGGAGTCCTGCCCCAGTGACGTTACACCCAACCCCACCTCGCCGGGCGGCTCTGGCTGCCCAAGGCTGTTTCTCCAGCAAGAGTCAGTAACAAAGCTGAGAACTGTCACTACTTCAGCAGAGGAAAACCCTCCCTTGGTTCTTAATTTCACGATTTGCTGCGGAAGCGCCCTGGGTATCTGACAGCTTGAAAAAAGGAGCCTGCTGAGACCCAGAACCCGGTAGAGATGCTGACAGTTTGGGGAGCTGTATTCCAGGAGGCCCAGCTGCAGGGGAACCGATGAGcccaaggggcagggagagcccGGCCCAGGGTTAACACTGCCACGGTTGTGACACAACAGGGAAACTTCATCCAGAGGGGAGGGGTGTGTTTAGACGGTTACAGGGCTTTATGTCAAGTtatgtctgtctgtccatccaccccctccttcctccgTCCCTCCACCCCCGCCGCACATAGCACTCCACTCATTCCCCCCACTGCacgtgtagaactgataaatgaaattgtttttaattgttcactttattaatgtaagttctgttcaccattcccTACACTTgtctgcattgtaacttctgttcactgtttgattttgtattccatatgacttggcattgtgcctctctcatacaactttgtattagaaaattggtagaaacttTGTATCAGATGTTTATAGCCCTaagatagtatagttaaagtgaagaaaatgtgccttttgctagaagtagaataaagatctcccccactctgtaatcaattgccccattgagctgatgagtgtgaatgagtgaggcttggaagacacccagtCCAGAGAGCTCAACAGTTGAAGaggggaatggaagccagagcaaagacAATagaacttgtcaagtgggcccaagtGAGgggagcagacatattgacgacccaGGGATtaaagcaagcaccttctttagaaaacgccctctttgagcagcattgggacaacacccagaaaaaagcagcacaagaccaacgacacagacccagattttgatatcttggtctggatttgcataagagggaagctgctataaatacaaggtgtcttgcagaaggaccctggtctcgtcttgtcaccatcggagcatcgatccggatcggcagaagcccggctccaccctcccccatctaactcacctggccagtgcagttaaggggagcaactgtTGGAACAACAGCAAGacgtgtgtttgtgtctgtgtgtgtgtgaatgcatgactgtaatatatcatatgcgaTATGCATTAGAGTATTAAATTAATACCTggattactaataaatgtggcgttttgccttatcctccctgaaaaGACCCGTATAGTTACTTTGAGTACAACACACGTTGTCTCTGCCACCCACCCTGGCTCTTATCTGGCCACCATTCCCACAGCGCAGGTCAGCACCTCCCAATTGGCAGtgggatttacacacacacatggcCCCCccggcagggcagtgctgttacccCACTGCACACGAGCACACCAATTGCAGTGACTTGACCAAGTCGCGGCACACAGGCTAGGGACTCAACCAAGGTCCGTCCAACCTCCTCACAGTGGAGACGGCACGAATCCGAGCGCAGCACCGTGATCCGAATCCAGAGGACAACAGGCTCCAACCACCCCCACCTTTGAACGCAggcgggctcagggctgaggccaCGCACCAGTCATTTCCCCTCACGGTTCTCCTGGGGCACGGGGCCGCTCAGCCACACAGGGTGCTGGGCGATATCGGAGCTCACGTCCAGTCATTCCCCTATGGGTCTCACTGGCACGGGGGCCGCTCGCGCCAGCCATTGGCCCCTCCCGGGGGTCCACGGGCTGCTCAGCACCATGGGGCACTGGGTGATATCGGAGCTCACGGAAGCTGGGGCCGGAATATGCCAGAGGTATCAGATCGCGGCAGAATTGCTCGCCAGACCCAAATCTCTATGGTGCTTTGTGGCAGAAGGCGGATTGTTATGTAGGGTCCCTGACAAGCCCTGTATTCACCACGCTAATAACAATCTCCTCGTTATTGTAGGACTCAGTTTTAAACACCCAGTAAGCGGAGAGGCGGAGGGTTGAAGGATCCCAGTGTTTTAAATAGTCTCCAAGTTGTTCTGAGGTGTAATCCTGGCCGCTGcctgggaacccccaaccccGTCAGCGCCCCCTTTACCACTGACAATGCCCATGTGGGGGGGCCTCACGGCTCCACTGTCGCTTACCCGGGGGAGCCCCACTTTGGTTGAGCAGCACTTCCACGTGGCCTTGTCGTACAGCTCTTGCTGATCTTCACCTCGGCCGGGCCGTACAGGCCCGGCGAGGACTGAGGTGTCCTGAGGGACGAGGACAGCGCAGGGTaagacccagccctgcctccccagcttCTGCCCCGGAGCGGAGCCAGGAAGGAACTTCCAGGACCGCGGGGGGGCCGGGTCTAcgcagctcctgccccaggtcccaggGGGCTCCCCGAACTCCACCCCCCAGCTGTCTGGGATGGGGAGCCCCTGCTGGCCAGGCGATGAAGGCCCCAAGTTATGGACTCCCCCCAGACGGGAATCGGGGAGCCCTCCCTCCACCATGGACAGGCTGGAGGGAGCGAGACAACCCACAACCCAAAGGCAGGAGGATAAGCGGGGTCCTGGGCGCGGGCGGGACAAGGGGGATGTAGCAAGACCCGgggggggtggaggcagggaggTTGGGGTTCAAGGAGGAGCCCCACGGATAAGATGACCAGTAGCCGGGGGGGCGGGAGGTACAGGAAGGGAGATCGAGGGGCGATCCCAGCGATGGGGGTAATACCAGgaagcaagggggtgggggagaacagggtGTGGCGGGTGGCTGGCGGGGGTTATGGGGCTCAGGGGTTGGCAGGAGGGTCCGCGGGCGGGGGGGGTCCGGGCGTGGGGGGAGGGCGTGACCAGCGGTACCAGGGGTGTCGTGGGGTTCAGGGGGGCCCGGGCCAGCGGGGGAGGGGATGACCGGGggggccctggggggggggggccggccCAGTGAGGGAAATGGGAGTGAGGGATACGGGGGACTTGGGAGGGTCCGGGGGGCTGGGCGGTCCGCGGGGCCTGGGGGTCGGGGTCccgggctggtggtgggggtccGGGCAGTACCGGGGGGAGGGGTCGGGGGGTCGGGcccgggtggggagggggtgaccgGGCAGTACCGGGGTGTCGCGGGGCTCGGGGGGGCCCGGTGGGGAGGGGGCGTGGCGGGTGTCGGGGGCCGGTGGGAGGGGGACGGGCTCGTGGGGGACCGGGCGGTCCGGGGGTGTCGCGGGGCCGGTGGGGCCGGGGGCCAGGGCCCGGGGTGACCGGCGTACCGggggccctgaggggaagggcctcgGGGGGCCcggtgggggaggaagtggggtagACGGGCGTACCGGGGCCGGGGGCCTCACCCTGTCAGAAGGCGCGGCGGAGCCGTCGGGGCGGCCGAGCGGGCGAGCTCGCAGGAGAGCGGCGCAGGGCGCAGCCCCCCCGTCGGagccttcccctcttcccccccgcgGACCACTTCCGCTTCCCGGGCGCGGGGAACTGCGGGAGCCCCGCCCCCGGCCacgtggggagatgggggggccGGGCGGTTGCTATGGTGATGGTGCCCATGGAGGCCGGGCATGGGGCGGCGGGTCACTGTTTCATGGCGACGGGGGGGCGGGCAGCCCGCCTTCCGCACCAAGATGGCGGCGGGCTGGGGGCTGCGGCGGGGCTGGggcggctgctgctgggggccgCGGGGGGGCCGGCCTCGGCTCCGCGTGAGTGGGGGGGCCCGGGGGGGGGGTTAGTCTGCGTGCAGCCCCCGGCGGGCGGGCGGgctcaggacgcctgggttcccgggccggtttgcctcagtttcccccttgcCGACAGCGGGACGGCCCATTGGGTTCATCTGTTAGGTACCGGGCCCCCCGTGGGGGCCGCTCCTGCGGGGGGGGCTGAGCCCCCCCGTGGGGCCGCCCTGCGGGGAGGGGCTAGCCCCCCCGTGGCGCGCTCCTGCGGGAGGTctggggggctgccccccccGTGGGGCCGCTCCTGCGGGAGGGGCATGTGGGCTGAGCCCCCCGTGGGGCCGCTCCTgcgggaggggctgtgggggctgctCCATGCGGGGAGGGGGGCCTGTGGGTGAGCCCCCCCcatggggctgtgggggctgagccctggctcggaagggggagggcactgggggggctgggtgctgggggggttggggctcagggcCGTGCCTGGTTGTGGGGTTTCCCAGCACCCAGCTGACTTTTCCGGGGGGGCGTCGACGGGCAGGTTCCGTGTTCCTGAGGGTTCGCTGGGCCCTGGCTGCTCCGTTctggggggtgagggcagggggcCCGGAGCCCCTGTTGGTGCAGAGACAGGGGGGGTGAGGTAACACCTCTTATTGGCCCAGCTTCTGGGGAGGGAGACGTTTTCCGAGCTCCCCGGGGCCCTGCCCTGCGCTGTGCGGCTCCGCAGCCCGGCGCTCTCACCCCGCGAGCTTGGGCCCACGCCGGCGCCTTGCACCTTCCCTTGTGTTCACTCTGGGCCGTTCTTCTCCCGGGGCGCTGTCTGCTCACGCTCTGGCAGAGACGGGTGCTGACAGCTGGCGTGAGCGGGGTGCATTGAAGTGTCAGCCCTCACGGCCTTGAGGGAACATAAACAAGGACATGGTGTTTGTTCTCTCCAACCTGCCCCGGATCCAAGCACAAAACAGATTTAATCAGCTGTTCAAACGGCTCTGGGGCCTCGTGAAGAGAACAGAAATCCCCAGGCCTCCTAGCACAACCTTGTCATGCTCCCCACCTGCCACGGACCCACCTCGCAGAGTCGCATGTGGCCAAAGTGAAGGGCGCCCCAAACTGATTCATGGAGGAAACTTCAACAAGGACCAGCTGTCAGCTTCTCCTCGGCTTCTTCAGGCCCGAGCTAGCTGGGAAAGGGGCACCCGTGTCGTTGATATCCAAGGTTGATTACGCCCATGGTGTGTGCATGCAGCAGTTTTAGGTTTACTAAGGTTATAAACccaggggcagggtctgtctctatGTTCTgcgtttgtgcagcacctggcgccTGTTGGGccggcccatgactggggctccccgctgctgctgcaatacaaagaataaatcatAATCGGTTAAGCGACTTCACTGGCAAAGCCCTAAGTGCACCCAGCCCGCGACATGTCCCTACATGCACCGGACCCGGTGCGTACGTGTCACTCCCGTGGTGCTACGTGGAGGAGACATGTCTGAGAGTGATGCTCTCCCGCCTCACCTAGTCCTGTCGTCCCCCCAGCGCGTACTCCGGCAGCAGCAGGAGTTCACCTCCCTGGAGGAGAAGCCGCAGTTTCCTGGAGCCTCGGCCGACTTTGTGGACAAGCTGGATTTTATCCAGCCCAACGTGATCTCGGGGATCCCCATCTACCGGGTCATGGACCGGCAGGGGCAGATCATCAACCCAGACGAAGATCCCCAGGTGAGCGCAAGACGCTGGCAGGATTGTGGGGTGGAGCCCAGATcccatctcctccaccccacccatgcAGGATTGTCCTCTGGGCTGTGCCCCACAGCTGGGCACACGGCAGGGCAGGATGCAC includes:
- the EXOSC5 gene encoding exosome complex component RRP46, which produces MGLMDAGLPMKSLFCGVTCALDSTGAITLDPTAKQEKEARAVLTFAISSMERQVLMCTSKGTCSVEELQQCIAAAQRASGAIFQFYRDSVRRKYSKT